A genome region from Dickeya chrysanthemi NCPPB 402 includes the following:
- a CDS encoding YeaC family protein — MQLDDLINSMTPEIYQRLTTAVELGKWPDGVALTAEQKENALQMVMLWQARNNAEADHMTINTRGEIEMKSKQELKQRFAGDTITTLKPQD, encoded by the coding sequence ATGCAATTAGATGATTTAATAAACAGCATGACGCCGGAAATTTATCAGCGTCTGACCACTGCGGTGGAATTGGGTAAATGGCCGGACGGTGTAGCGCTGACGGCGGAGCAAAAAGAAAATGCATTGCAGATGGTGATGCTGTGGCAGGCACGCAATAACGCCGAAGCCGACCACATGACGATCAACACCCGCGGTGAAATTGAAATGAAAAGCAAGCAGGAGCTCAAGCAGCGGTTTGCCGGCGATACCATCACCACACTGAAACCGCAAGACTAA
- the ansA gene encoding asparaginase, with product MQKKSIYVAYTGGTIGMQRSAHGYVPVSGHLQQQLAQMPEFHRPEMPSFTIHEYTPLIDSSDMTPSDWQSIANDIQQNYDQYDGFVILHGTDTMAFTASALSFMLENLAKPVIVTGSQIPLAELRSDGQTNLLNALYVAANHPVNEVSLFFNNKLLRGNRTTKAHADGFDAFASPNFPPLLEAGIHIRRLTPVNPDPIDGSLIVHAITPQPIGVVTIYPGISADVVSNFLRQPVKALILRSYGVGNAPQSSGLLDELRQASERGIVVVNLTQCISGRVNMDGYATGNALAQAGVISGFDMTVEAALTKLHYLLSRNDLSPEQIRQLMQQNLRGELSDKD from the coding sequence ATGCAAAAGAAATCCATCTACGTCGCCTATACCGGCGGCACTATCGGTATGCAGCGTTCCGCCCACGGTTATGTCCCGGTTTCCGGCCACCTGCAACAACAGTTGGCGCAAATGCCGGAATTCCACCGCCCGGAGATGCCCTCGTTTACTATCCATGAATATACGCCGTTGATTGATTCCTCTGATATGACGCCGTCAGACTGGCAATCGATTGCAAACGATATCCAGCAAAACTATGACCAATACGATGGATTCGTGATTCTCCACGGCACCGACACGATGGCGTTTACTGCTTCAGCGCTGTCTTTCATGCTGGAGAATCTTGCCAAACCGGTTATTGTGACAGGGTCACAAATTCCGCTGGCGGAATTGCGCTCCGATGGGCAAACCAACCTGCTGAATGCGTTGTACGTAGCCGCCAATCATCCGGTTAATGAGGTCAGCCTGTTCTTCAACAACAAATTATTGCGCGGCAATCGCACCACCAAAGCGCATGCCGATGGTTTTGACGCTTTTGCTTCGCCTAACTTCCCGCCATTACTGGAAGCCGGTATCCATATTCGCCGTCTGACGCCGGTTAATCCGGATCCGATCGACGGCTCCTTGATAGTTCACGCCATCACCCCGCAGCCCATCGGCGTGGTGACCATCTATCCGGGGATTTCCGCCGACGTGGTGAGCAATTTCCTCCGCCAGCCGGTTAAGGCACTGATTCTGCGCTCGTATGGCGTCGGTAATGCGCCCCAAAGCTCAGGTTTGCTTGACGAGCTCCGTCAGGCTTCAGAGCGCGGCATTGTGGTAGTTAACCTGACGCAATGTATTTCCGGGCGGGTCAACATGGACGGTTATGCCACTGGTAACGCGCTGGCGCAGGCCGGCGTCATCAGCGGGTTCGACATGACGGTTGAAGCGGCACTGACGAAATTGCATTATCTGTTAAGCAGGAACGATCTTTCTCCCGAACAGATCCGCCAGCTTATGCAACAGAACCTGCGCGGAGAACTGAGCGACAAAGACTGA
- the pncA gene encoding bifunctional nicotinamidase/pyrazinamidase, protein MNRVLLLVDIQNDFCAGGALAVSDGDSVVAIANQAIAACQQAGVMVVACQDWHPADHRSFAVNSGTRIGEQGELDGLPQVWWPEHCVQGSPGADFHHKLNQQAINWVVRKGTHPFIDSYSAFFDNGRRTRTELHDWLAARNITRLTIMGLATDYCVKYTVLDALALGYQTEVLADGCRGVNLHPKDSQQALEVMEKHGATLVDLPTFIASLGH, encoded by the coding sequence ATGAACAGAGTACTCTTGCTGGTGGATATCCAAAATGACTTCTGTGCCGGCGGCGCGCTGGCCGTCTCGGACGGCGACAGCGTGGTCGCGATAGCCAATCAGGCTATCGCCGCTTGCCAGCAGGCCGGGGTGATGGTGGTTGCCTGCCAGGACTGGCATCCGGCGGATCACCGCAGTTTCGCCGTCAACTCCGGCACCCGTATCGGCGAGCAAGGCGAACTGGACGGTTTGCCGCAAGTCTGGTGGCCGGAACATTGTGTACAAGGCTCACCCGGCGCCGACTTTCATCACAAACTGAACCAGCAGGCCATAAATTGGGTCGTGCGCAAGGGAACACACCCTTTTATCGACAGCTATAGCGCCTTTTTCGATAACGGTCGCCGCACCCGCACCGAGTTACACGATTGGCTGGCGGCCAGAAACATCACCCGGTTGACCATCATGGGGCTGGCGACGGATTACTGCGTGAAATATACCGTGCTGGATGCGCTGGCGCTGGGGTATCAAACCGAAGTACTGGCCGACGGCTGCCGCGGCGTAAACCTGCACCCGAAAGATAGCCAGCAGGCGCTGGAAGTGATGGAGAAACACGGCGCCACGCTGGTTGACCTGCCGACGTTTATTGCATCGCTCGGTCACTAA